In one Leptospira yasudae genomic region, the following are encoded:
- a CDS encoding MATE family efflux transporter — protein sequence MRTLHHLAHTFYRNIRPSLLNSMILKLAVPVVFGMLSQTVVWVTDTMMVGRLGKNSIAAIGIGGIAHFTVLAFLMGFAMGIQVIIARRFGEKNDSEIGRIGVTTLYIVLVFGGLLSIGGAYASDWLMTLLNKDEIVRGLSSDYLYFRFIGTVFFFLLFTTRAFTDGLGITTAGLASMIITCFANIFLNWVLIYGNLGFEAMGVKGAAIASSLAGGAGLIAFPFYFYSKGLGKYFTHVSWSFSWDHFREILKASTAPALAELLNNVSFMIFTEFATVVGTTALAVTNMLFSTLSLSFLPGYAFGIAATTILGQALGAGKPKLAYHGAFRSAFFAACVMGSMGLIFILWGKEMLSFYTKDEELIQEAYSPLVILGVIQIVDAYHMVIACALRGAGLQDFVFRAYTAASYLVFLPSAYFMGIYLKMGSTGLWSGIVAWVVVLALVFVVRFRRKDWVHSRV from the coding sequence GTGAGAACTCTTCATCATTTAGCTCATACTTTTTATAGAAACATTCGTCCGAGTCTTTTGAACTCGATGATCTTAAAACTCGCGGTTCCCGTCGTGTTCGGGATGCTCAGTCAAACCGTGGTTTGGGTGACCGATACGATGATGGTCGGAAGGCTCGGAAAGAATTCGATCGCCGCGATCGGGATCGGAGGAATCGCGCACTTTACGGTTCTCGCTTTTTTAATGGGATTTGCGATGGGGATTCAGGTCATCATCGCGAGACGATTCGGAGAAAAGAACGATTCCGAAATCGGTAGGATCGGAGTTACGACCTTATATATCGTTCTCGTATTCGGAGGACTTTTGTCGATCGGCGGTGCATACGCCAGCGATTGGTTGATGACCTTGCTCAATAAGGACGAGATTGTCAGAGGTTTGTCGAGCGATTACCTCTATTTTCGTTTTATAGGAACCGTATTCTTCTTTTTGCTGTTCACGACAAGAGCGTTTACGGACGGGTTGGGGATTACGACCGCCGGACTTGCGTCCATGATCATAACCTGTTTTGCGAATATATTCTTAAACTGGGTGTTGATCTACGGGAATCTCGGGTTCGAAGCGATGGGAGTCAAAGGTGCGGCGATCGCTTCTTCCTTGGCGGGAGGCGCAGGTTTGATCGCGTTTCCGTTTTACTTCTACTCGAAAGGTCTCGGAAAATATTTTACGCACGTATCTTGGAGTTTTAGTTGGGATCATTTCCGCGAGATTTTAAAAGCGAGCACCGCGCCCGCCCTTGCGGAACTTCTCAACAACGTTTCCTTTATGATCTTTACCGAGTTTGCGACCGTGGTGGGGACCACTGCATTAGCGGTTACGAATATGCTTTTCAGCACGTTGAGTTTATCGTTTCTTCCGGGATATGCGTTCGGAATTGCCGCGACTACGATTTTGGGTCAGGCCTTAGGAGCGGGAAAACCGAAACTCGCGTATCACGGAGCGTTTCGTTCCGCGTTCTTTGCCGCTTGTGTTATGGGAAGTATGGGATTGATTTTTATTCTCTGGGGAAAAGAGATGTTATCCTTTTATACGAAGGATGAGGAACTGATTCAGGAAGCCTATTCGCCGCTGGTGATCTTGGGAGTCATTCAGATCGTGGACGCGTATCATATGGTGATTGCCTGTGCGCTTCGAGGTGCGGGATTGCAGGACTTTGTGTTTCGCGCTTATACGGCCGCTTCTTATCTTGTGTTTTTACCTTCCGCGTACTTTATGGGAATTTATCTCAAAATGGGATCGACCGGATTGTGGTCCGGAATCGTGGCTTGGGTTGTGGTTCTTGCGCTCGTGTTCGTGGTTCGGTTTCGCAGAAAGGATTGGGTCCACAGCCGGGTTTAA
- the gmd gene encoding GDP-mannose 4,6-dehydratase: MKKALITGITGQDGSYLTEFLLEKGYQVHGIVRRSSMFNRARIEHLRGNSNLVLHYGDLTDSSNLNRILEKVNPDEIYNLAAQSHVGVSFEVPEYTAEADAVGTLRILDAIKQIGVKSRFYQASTSELYGKVQAIPQTETTPFYPRSPYAVAKLYAYWAVVNYREAFGIHASNGILFNHESPRRGEGFVTRKITIGVANLLAKKGGPIQLGNMDAKRDWGYAPDYVEMMWMMLQQPDADDYVVATNETHTVREFVEKSFGCAGVQVRWDGKGDSEKGFDAKSGQLLVEVNPKFYRPTEVDILIGDPAKAKKKLGWEPKVKFEQLVQIMTKADCELVGIKL; encoded by the coding sequence ATGAAAAAAGCACTCATAACCGGGATCACCGGACAGGACGGATCCTATCTTACGGAGTTTCTCCTGGAGAAGGGGTATCAAGTTCACGGGATCGTCAGAAGATCCAGCATGTTCAATCGTGCGAGAATCGAACATCTCCGTGGAAACTCCAATCTCGTTCTGCATTATGGTGACTTAACCGACTCAAGTAACTTAAATCGGATTCTGGAAAAAGTGAATCCGGACGAAATCTACAATCTCGCGGCGCAATCGCACGTGGGTGTTTCCTTTGAAGTTCCAGAATATACGGCGGAAGCCGACGCGGTCGGAACACTGCGAATTTTAGACGCGATCAAGCAGATCGGAGTCAAAAGCCGTTTTTATCAAGCATCCACCTCCGAGCTGTATGGAAAGGTGCAAGCGATTCCGCAAACCGAAACGACCCCGTTCTATCCAAGATCACCGTATGCAGTGGCAAAACTCTATGCGTATTGGGCTGTCGTAAATTACAGAGAAGCGTTCGGAATCCACGCATCCAATGGAATTTTATTCAACCACGAATCACCGCGCCGCGGAGAAGGATTCGTAACGAGAAAGATCACGATCGGAGTCGCCAACCTTCTCGCGAAAAAAGGCGGACCGATCCAACTCGGGAACATGGACGCAAAGAGAGACTGGGGATACGCACCGGACTACGTCGAAATGATGTGGATGATGTTGCAACAACCCGACGCGGACGATTACGTCGTCGCGACGAACGAAACTCACACGGTAAGAGAATTCGTGGAGAAGTCTTTCGGATGTGCGGGAGTTCAGGTTCGTTGGGACGGAAAAGGCGATTCCGAAAAGGGATTCGACGCGAAGTCCGGTCAGCTTCTCGTGGAAGTGAACCCGAAATTTTACAGACCGACCGAAGTGGATATTCTCATCGGAGATCCGGCGAAAGCGAAGAAAAAGCTGGGCTGGGAACCGAAAGTGAAATTCGAACAACTCGTTCAGATCATGACCAAAGCCGATTGCGAATTGGTCGGAATCAAACTCTAA
- a CDS encoding DNA-3-methyladenine glycosylase family protein, producing MSSSSSNSNPPKDSSALASAKSKKSDVVKQSSRSLSEPLKNKKNGDWKGSSSVSQKSEDRKVRLQKATDWLRKQDSVTKKLIDGVGPCQLRTIGTPYQVLIKSVLGQQLSTKVALTFERRLIALAGGRKLPAPERILEIPNTALRKIGVSQAKTETIKRVAESYSSKEITDTKLRKLDDSNVLDLLCSLKGVGPWTAEMVLIFALDRWDHFSINDLILRKSVEKHYGISKDNKKEIIHFLKKYSPYRTILSWYLWADVDGGEGW from the coding sequence ATGTCCTCGTCCTCCTCCAATTCCAATCCTCCGAAAGATTCTTCCGCTTTGGCTTCCGCAAAGTCCAAAAAGTCCGACGTCGTCAAGCAATCTTCGCGTTCCTTGTCGGAACCTTTGAAAAATAAAAAAAACGGAGATTGGAAAGGATCATCGTCGGTTTCCCAAAAGTCGGAAGACCGCAAGGTCCGTCTTCAAAAAGCTACCGATTGGCTGCGGAAACAAGATTCGGTCACGAAGAAGCTGATCGACGGTGTCGGACCTTGTCAACTTCGAACGATCGGAACTCCTTATCAAGTTTTGATCAAATCCGTTTTAGGACAACAACTCTCGACCAAGGTCGCGCTTACGTTCGAACGCAGACTGATCGCGCTTGCGGGAGGCAGGAAACTTCCTGCTCCCGAACGTATTTTAGAAATTCCGAATACGGCTCTGAGAAAGATCGGCGTTTCCCAGGCAAAAACCGAAACGATCAAACGGGTCGCGGAATCTTATTCCAGTAAGGAAATCACGGACACAAAACTTCGTAAATTAGATGATTCGAATGTGTTGGATCTGCTTTGTTCCTTGAAGGGAGTCGGACCTTGGACGGCCGAGATGGTATTGATCTTCGCTCTGGATCGTTGGGATCATTTTTCGATCAACGATTTGATCCTGCGTAAATCCGTGGAAAAACACTACGGAATCTCCAAAGACAATAAAAAGGAAATCATTCACTTTCTGAAGAAGTATTCTCCGTATCGCACGATTCTTTCGTGGTATCTTTGGGCCGATGTGGACGGCGGAGAGGGCTGGTAG
- a CDS encoding cyclic nucleotide-binding domain-containing protein, with product MSTGIFQIVNFQKGSYIIVEGKKDSPSFFIIREGKVKIGRENPVVGEDPNSVQGPGDFFGVVAAMSQHAQIESAVALTDVSVIEVSYDQFGTLIQRNTPVAMKIIRYFSMKLRQFDQTITRLTFRSAVEEDPNELYNIGENYFNQKNSPHAAYAFQKYLQYLPNGPFATQAKLKLQTMNQPMQAPAIDLTKFNRMYADNEMIFCEHEPGRELYIIQNGKVKITKIVDKNEVLLAVLQNGDIFGEMALLDNKPRSASAIAWGNVQLLAINKANFEGMVKAQPQLATRLITLLSERIWTAYKQLANLMINDPQGRIADTLLTLVEKNRIKIAPKVSYNFEIGTKDLIKMVGLSYPKDENLVLDLLTKNKWIKLDQGKLSCTDLVELEKLVHIYRKKSQMENKLKKRA from the coding sequence ATGTCCACAGGGATCTTCCAAATCGTTAATTTCCAGAAGGGCTCCTACATTATTGTAGAGGGCAAAAAGGATTCTCCTAGCTTCTTTATTATTCGAGAAGGGAAGGTTAAAATCGGTCGGGAAAACCCCGTTGTCGGTGAAGATCCGAATTCCGTTCAAGGCCCGGGAGACTTTTTCGGCGTCGTTGCGGCGATGAGCCAACACGCGCAGATCGAGTCTGCAGTGGCACTCACCGACGTTTCGGTGATAGAGGTGAGTTACGATCAATTCGGAACCCTCATTCAAAGAAATACTCCCGTAGCGATGAAAATCATCCGCTACTTCTCCATGAAACTCCGTCAGTTCGACCAGACGATCACTCGTCTGACCTTCCGTTCCGCTGTGGAAGAAGATCCGAACGAACTTTACAATATCGGAGAAAACTACTTCAACCAGAAGAACAGCCCGCACGCGGCGTATGCTTTCCAGAAATATCTTCAATATCTTCCGAACGGTCCGTTTGCGACTCAGGCAAAACTGAAACTCCAAACGATGAACCAACCGATGCAGGCTCCTGCGATCGATCTTACCAAGTTCAACCGTATGTATGCGGACAACGAGATGATCTTTTGCGAGCACGAACCCGGCCGAGAACTGTATATCATTCAAAACGGTAAGGTGAAGATCACCAAGATCGTGGATAAGAACGAGGTATTGCTCGCCGTTCTTCAGAACGGAGATATCTTCGGCGAGATGGCGCTTTTGGACAACAAACCGAGATCCGCTTCCGCGATCGCTTGGGGAAACGTTCAACTTCTAGCGATCAACAAAGCGAACTTCGAGGGAATGGTTAAGGCTCAACCTCAGCTCGCAACCCGTTTAATTACCCTTCTTTCGGAAAGAATTTGGACCGCATATAAGCAGCTCGCGAACTTGATGATCAACGATCCTCAAGGAAGAATCGCGGATACTCTTTTGACCCTCGTCGAAAAGAACCGAATCAAGATCGCTCCGAAAGTTTCGTATAACTTCGAAATCGGCACGAAGGACTTAATCAAAATGGTAGGTCTTTCGTATCCTAAGGATGAGAATCTCGTTCTCGATCTTTTGACCAAAAACAAATGGATCAAACTCGATCAGGGAAAGCTCAGTTGCACCGACTTGGTCGAACTCGAAAAACTCGTTCATATCTACAGAAAAAAATCCCAGATGGAAAACAAACTCAAGAAGAGAGCGTAA
- a CDS encoding LIC10235 family protein — MKPKKISNDDLESLVSGVKTQSLEAVGNYLYKGFRIQVSKYNLSGAERVQLLYQRRRNNGLCIVCGTKVSKKNPSSGKLYRLCEHHRKTIDKKK; from the coding sequence ATGAAACCGAAAAAAATCTCGAACGACGATCTTGAGTCCCTGGTATCAGGGGTTAAAACACAATCCCTTGAGGCAGTGGGAAATTATCTATATAAAGGATTCAGAATACAGGTTAGTAAATATAATCTGTCAGGCGCTGAAAGAGTTCAACTTTTATATCAAAGAAGAAGAAACAACGGCCTTTGTATCGTATGCGGAACGAAAGTCTCCAAAAAGAACCCTTCCTCCGGCAAACTCTACAGACTTTGCGAACACCATCGCAAGACAATCGACAAGAAAAAGTAA
- a CDS encoding tyrosine-type recombinase/integrase: protein MLFEKENSEAQDFKNILTNEEVRKLIDAARNNPDHYVWIRFLFLFGLKPEELVSIRCSDVNLETRILRIRGFDSGKDRFLDVPFCLFKDFYAMTKGKKPEEFLFSGRNGKLHRKTIQKLLQKLKRKTGIEVNIPKIRRTIAVRMEASGVSIRFITNFLGFKTRRATYKLIGKNPKSEPVKIFPLDEILEIGA from the coding sequence ATGCTTTTTGAAAAAGAAAATTCGGAAGCTCAGGATTTTAAAAACATACTGACCAATGAGGAAGTGCGGAAGCTGATCGATGCCGCCCGGAACAATCCGGATCATTACGTCTGGATTCGATTTTTGTTTTTGTTCGGTTTAAAACCGGAGGAACTCGTTTCGATCCGTTGTTCGGACGTGAATTTGGAAACGAGAATATTACGAATTCGTGGATTCGATTCCGGGAAGGATCGGTTTTTGGACGTTCCTTTTTGTTTGTTCAAAGACTTTTATGCGATGACAAAGGGTAAAAAACCGGAAGAATTCTTATTCAGCGGTAGAAACGGCAAGTTGCATCGCAAGACGATTCAGAAACTTCTTCAAAAATTAAAACGAAAAACGGGAATCGAAGTCAACATTCCTAAAATCAGAAGAACAATCGCCGTAAGAATGGAAGCATCGGGGGTATCAATCCGATTTATCACAAACTTTCTGGGATTTAAAACAAGACGCGCGACCTATAAGTTGATCGGGAAAAATCCGAAGTCCGAACCTGTAAAAATATTTCCATTGGATGAAATTCTAGAGATTGGAGCTTAA
- a CDS encoding STAS domain-containing protein, producing the protein MEIKTKKIGKHTLVALNGRLDIGHSDEVEAKLLDDVQSGQGDILINLENISYISSSGIRIFVGMVRELEKQGRKLKLCCITPPVKKVFDVVELLDLFEVYETESSALDSLT; encoded by the coding sequence TTGGAAATCAAAACGAAAAAGATCGGTAAGCACACTCTGGTTGCGCTCAACGGTAGACTGGATATCGGACATTCCGACGAAGTCGAAGCGAAACTACTGGACGATGTTCAATCCGGACAGGGTGATATCTTAATCAACCTGGAAAACATTTCTTACATTTCATCCTCCGGGATTCGTATCTTCGTAGGTATGGTCCGGGAATTGGAAAAGCAGGGAAGAAAGTTGAAACTTTGCTGTATCACTCCTCCCGTAAAAAAAGTATTCGATGTGGTCGAACTCTTAGATCTGTTTGAAGTGTACGAAACAGAAAGTTCCGCTCTCGATTCGTTAACCTAA
- a CDS encoding ArnT family glycosyltransferase: protein MSRNSLASISTKATPWVLLVLFLALLIWIPSNDRLEFPPVWPDEVLFFSPSQDFAAFGTLRTQVLEGLIPGMEEITLWMPPLYFLTGGIWMKFVLPGIVGLRLFTLVTAAVSILILYGILKRTGFSALSALFSCLLLGTDLLFLRVGTMARMEMLCLLFALTSLFFLIRTALDEEPEVIHWAEALLSGIFLGLSFLSHPFGSVFGIPALYLLWKRKSLLAPLFWIGGLIPLAVWIVWLFPHWNLFLFQFGLQFGRKKELFSVFSILTKIKILIGGYENPGVRILFYIFLLAGIGINRRLLKEKKERFLFLAVWILGTLVFLFLSTEFYYVMYLTIPLSALGGILLEESDRKRVIYVGSGLLFCNLIVLFLAYRKVGFVNPEFDLGKKFSEEIGAELKYSKKVYLQAIPDPYFYLREKYPNQQILEFIPGELPVPSELFSGTLDSIDTFVFSEGTKRNETVENYLKENASSFYKRNVSVSPSTTRKLVRAQAEIYLRKKK, encoded by the coding sequence ATGTCCCGGAACTCACTCGCCTCCATCTCCACAAAAGCAACCCCTTGGGTTCTTTTGGTCCTTTTCCTTGCTCTTCTTATCTGGATTCCCTCCAACGATCGACTTGAGTTTCCTCCGGTTTGGCCGGACGAGGTGCTTTTCTTTTCCCCTTCTCAGGACTTTGCCGCATTCGGAACGTTACGAACGCAAGTGCTGGAAGGTTTGATTCCCGGGATGGAAGAAATCACGCTATGGATGCCTCCGCTCTATTTTTTAACCGGCGGAATTTGGATGAAATTCGTTTTACCGGGAATCGTAGGGCTTCGGCTTTTTACTCTTGTCACCGCTGCGGTTTCGATTCTGATCCTTTACGGAATTTTAAAGCGAACCGGATTTTCCGCGTTATCCGCTTTATTCTCCTGTTTGCTGCTCGGAACCGATCTATTGTTTTTACGCGTAGGTACGATGGCGAGAATGGAGATGCTTTGTCTTCTCTTCGCATTAACAAGTTTGTTCTTTTTGATTCGCACGGCGCTCGACGAAGAACCCGAAGTCATACATTGGGCGGAAGCGTTGTTGTCCGGAATATTTTTGGGTCTTTCCTTTCTTTCGCATCCTTTCGGCTCCGTCTTCGGAATTCCGGCCTTGTATCTTCTCTGGAAAAGGAAGTCCTTATTGGCTCCTTTGTTTTGGATAGGCGGATTGATTCCCCTTGCGGTTTGGATCGTTTGGTTGTTTCCACATTGGAATCTATTTCTGTTTCAATTCGGACTTCAGTTCGGAAGAAAGAAGGAACTCTTTTCCGTATTTTCGATTTTAACGAAGATCAAAATTCTGATCGGCGGTTATGAAAATCCGGGAGTCAGGATTCTATTTTATATTTTTCTCTTGGCCGGAATCGGAATCAATCGCAGACTTTTAAAGGAAAAGAAGGAACGTTTTCTTTTTCTCGCGGTTTGGATTTTGGGAACGCTCGTCTTTCTCTTTTTATCCACCGAATTCTATTACGTGATGTATTTGACGATTCCGCTTTCCGCGTTAGGCGGAATTCTACTCGAAGAATCGGATCGCAAACGCGTGATCTACGTGGGTTCCGGGCTTTTGTTCTGCAACCTGATCGTTTTGTTTTTGGCATATCGAAAAGTCGGCTTCGTAAATCCCGAGTTCGATCTTGGAAAGAAATTTTCCGAGGAAATCGGAGCGGAACTCAAGTATTCGAAAAAAGTTTATTTGCAGGCGATTCCGGACCCGTATTTTTATCTGCGCGAAAAATATCCGAACCAGCAGATTCTGGAATTCATACCGGGAGAACTTCCGGTTCCATCGGAACTGTTTTCCGGAACCCTCGATTCGATCGATACGTTCGTATTCAGCGAAGGAACGAAACGAAACGAAACGGTGGAGAATTATCTGAAAGAGAACGCTTCTTCCTTTTACAAAAGAAACGTGTCCGTTTCGCCTTCGACGACGAGAAAACTCGTGCGCGCTCAGGCGGAAATTTATCTTCGGAAGAAGAAATGA
- a CDS encoding SGNH/GDSL hydrolase family protein — translation MKSSGFRNILPISNILFFLFCACVGKEQDQQGLSSLLPLAGPLLKVGIIGDSLSQRSDGFGLREKLGTRFTVTDYAVSGRDVPGWIQSIGTALTETQDILIVELGTNDVSGYPTDQFSGNYETLLNRIHAQSNAAVLVTVLPPTISPGYRTNILQINSYLKSLSPRYAIADMETVFLETEKTIPLYPQIDPIHPNPAGYDLMGTVYADAIRKIYVR, via the coding sequence ATGAAATCTTCCGGGTTTCGAAACATTCTTCCGATTTCGAATATTCTATTTTTCTTATTTTGTGCGTGTGTCGGAAAGGAACAGGATCAACAAGGACTTTCTTCCCTTTTGCCGTTGGCAGGTCCGCTCTTGAAAGTGGGGATCATCGGAGATTCTCTTTCCCAAAGATCGGACGGGTTCGGTTTAAGGGAGAAATTGGGTACCAGGTTTACGGTCACGGATTACGCCGTTTCCGGCCGAGACGTTCCCGGATGGATTCAATCCATCGGAACGGCCTTAACGGAGACGCAAGACATTCTGATCGTGGAACTTGGAACGAACGACGTTTCGGGTTATCCCACGGATCAATTTTCGGGAAACTACGAAACTCTTTTGAATCGGATTCACGCACAGAGCAACGCCGCGGTTTTAGTGACGGTTCTTCCGCCGACGATTTCACCCGGATATAGAACGAATATTCTTCAGATCAATTCCTACCTAAAAAGTCTGAGTCCGCGATACGCGATCGCGGATATGGAAACCGTTTTTTTGGAAACGGAAAAGACGATTCCCTTGTATCCGCAGATCGACCCGATTCATCCGAATCCGGCGGGTTATGATCTGATGGGAACCGTCTATGCGGACGCGATCCGAAAAATCTACGTCCGCTGA
- a CDS encoding arylesterase yields MLKRTETCRNSSGISLGTILFLLLASAISLTNCGADIKAVGPTAAACTRIEGLPGPEDLALDKEERILYISSHERRISDQTGKIYWIDLKNSSVPKELPVKFPPEFRPHGMSLLKTKDVYRLYVISHPTLYKIHTVEIFERKNAVWSHVGTLSDPLITSPNDLSVASENEIYLSNDHGSGGFLRYLWDDLFGLKRGEIAYYDGKTWSNLGNPLSYGNGILYAPDAKGNEFLYRSGYMDQSVFQFPIRREQGKPVLGEARQIRINSGSDNLELDSKGRIFVVGHGSTYKFLRHAKNPDYLAPTQVFRISPDGSFEEVFATDGSLISAGSTAIPFEGRLYIAQVFNPSILNCEYSD; encoded by the coding sequence TTGCTAAAACGAACTGAAACTTGTAGGAACTCCTCGGGTATTTCTCTTGGAACCATTCTCTTCTTGCTTCTCGCCTCGGCGATAAGCCTTACAAACTGCGGCGCGGATATCAAAGCCGTCGGACCTACTGCGGCCGCCTGCACGCGAATCGAAGGGCTTCCCGGCCCGGAAGACCTGGCCTTGGATAAAGAAGAACGGATTCTTTATATTTCCAGCCACGAACGAAGAATCTCCGATCAAACCGGTAAGATCTATTGGATCGATCTGAAGAATTCTTCCGTGCCTAAGGAATTGCCCGTGAAATTTCCGCCGGAGTTCCGACCTCACGGAATGAGTCTGCTGAAAACAAAGGACGTTTACCGACTTTACGTGATCTCTCATCCTACTTTATACAAAATCCATACGGTCGAAATCTTCGAACGCAAGAACGCGGTTTGGTCTCATGTCGGAACTCTTTCCGACCCGTTGATCACGAGCCCGAACGATCTATCCGTCGCTTCCGAAAACGAAATCTATCTTTCCAACGACCACGGATCGGGAGGATTTCTGCGTTATCTTTGGGACGATTTGTTCGGACTCAAACGCGGTGAAATTGCCTACTATGACGGCAAAACCTGGTCGAACCTCGGAAATCCGCTTTCTTACGGAAACGGAATTCTGTATGCTCCCGATGCGAAAGGAAACGAATTCTTATACAGATCGGGATACATGGATCAGAGCGTGTTTCAATTTCCGATCCGCAGAGAACAAGGAAAACCGGTTCTCGGAGAAGCGCGTCAAATTCGGATCAATTCCGGTTCGGACAATCTTGAGTTGGATTCGAAAGGGAGAATCTTCGTTGTCGGTCACGGTTCCACATACAAATTTCTGAGACACGCGAAGAACCCGGACTACCTCGCTCCGACCCAGGTGTTTCGGATTTCCCCGGACGGAAGTTTTGAGGAAGTGTTCGCAACGGACGGATCCCTGATTTCCGCGGGAAGCACCGCGATTCCGTTCGAGGGAAGACTGTATATCGCGCAGGTCTTTAATCCGTCTATTCTGAATTGCGAATATTCAGATTAA
- a CDS encoding LIMLP_16025 family protein codes for MENKKLNDIINAGIGAVQTSREIFDKLVDDLNEGKEKIEERFDQLKAQGEKDMSDNALKLKVNLAWGLVRFEEIRDNILNHFIKK; via the coding sequence ATGGAAAATAAGAAATTAAACGACATAATCAATGCAGGAATCGGGGCCGTTCAAACTTCTCGCGAGATTTTCGATAAACTCGTGGATGATCTGAACGAAGGCAAAGAAAAGATCGAAGAGAGATTCGATCAGTTGAAGGCTCAGGGCGAAAAGGACATGAGCGACAACGCGTTGAAATTAAAAGTCAATTTAGCTTGGGGTTTGGTCCGTTTCGAAGAGATTCGGGACAATATTCTCAATCATTTTATCAAGAAATAA
- a CDS encoding penicillin-binding transpeptidase domain-containing protein, whose product MLKRSSLFLALWVLISAGEIDSKEITLFSHFTDSSPRIAGEGNLLKQKFTPASTFKYWITLFLLERNLIGPAFKRTSDEAHIPNVPRDLTLREAMYYSSNSFFLAFFEENPQLYEELEDFLFRIGYVPETFKKHYLDKKNIYFSEAIQKSPEEQHEFLLEFLKDEGRSKGVSPETFRRWKEAAFWSECDFQNSIVYGKTGSLRGSFWFLGFLEKKQNLWRRWIANAPKEYSVITVLQTGEGVSRETAIDSFYRTAGCKR is encoded by the coding sequence TTGCTAAAGCGAAGTTCCCTGTTTCTTGCTCTCTGGGTTTTAATTTCCGCCGGAGAGATCGATTCTAAGGAAATTACACTATTCTCACACTTCACTGACTCCTCTCCTCGAATTGCCGGGGAGGGGAATCTTCTCAAACAAAAATTCACTCCGGCTTCCACGTTTAAGTATTGGATCACTCTTTTCTTATTGGAAAGAAATTTAATCGGACCCGCGTTTAAAAGAACGAGCGACGAAGCGCATATCCCGAACGTTCCTCGCGATCTGACTCTGCGGGAAGCGATGTATTATTCCTCCAATTCTTTCTTTCTCGCTTTTTTCGAGGAAAATCCTCAGCTCTACGAAGAACTCGAAGATTTCTTGTTTAGGATCGGTTACGTCCCGGAAACATTCAAAAAACATTATTTAGATAAAAAGAATATCTATTTTTCTGAAGCGATTCAAAAATCCCCCGAAGAACAACACGAATTTCTGCTCGAGTTTTTAAAAGACGAAGGAAGATCCAAAGGAGTTTCTCCTGAAACGTTTCGACGCTGGAAAGAAGCTGCGTTTTGGTCCGAATGCGATTTTCAAAATTCGATCGTTTACGGAAAGACCGGATCTCTCCGCGGATCGTTTTGGTTTTTGGGATTTTTGGAAAAGAAACAAAATCTTTGGCGGAGATGGATCGCAAACGCGCCGAAAGAATATTCCGTAATTACGGTTTTGCAAACGGGAGAAGGCGTTTCGAGAGAAACGGCGATCGATTCTTTTTATAGAACCGCGGGTTGTAAGAGATGA
- the sixA gene encoding phosphohistidine phosphatase SixA produces the protein MKIIIARHGEAETTSPDGTDRSRLLTQKGQADVRKMANFLKTGFKITKIYHSPYERTKDTAKIYTDILHPEQETESLDYLEAGSDMSRVCPMIREYSNSDTILLVGHSPDVSIFAEKLLGITGVGKSFLFSPGSALAVNVPREKFLDGQIIWFICPDFLC, from the coding sequence ATGAAGATTATTATTGCTAGACATGGGGAAGCGGAAACGACTTCTCCCGATGGAACCGATCGTTCAAGACTTCTCACACAGAAGGGACAAGCCGACGTACGGAAGATGGCGAATTTTCTCAAGACCGGTTTCAAAATCACGAAGATCTATCACAGTCCTTACGAAAGAACCAAGGACACCGCAAAAATTTATACGGACATTCTTCATCCCGAACAGGAAACCGAATCGTTGGATTATTTGGAAGCGGGAAGCGACATGTCCCGCGTTTGTCCTATGATCCGCGAATACTCGAACTCGGATACGATTCTTTTGGTCGGACATAGTCCGGACGTTTCCATCTTTGCCGAAAAACTTTTGGGAATCACGGGCGTGGGCAAGAGTTTTCTTTTTTCTCCCGGCTCCGCTCTCGCAGTCAACGTTCCTAGAGAAAAATTTTTAGACGGTCAGATCATCTGGTTTATCTGTCCCGATTTTCTCTGCTGA